The nucleotide sequence CAATGCACGGTGTGCGCGCAAAGGAGCATTGATAATGGGCGATGTTGCATAGCCCGCCGCATCCATGCACGGGCAGAGGGGCAAAGGGGGGCCGCGCGATACGCTCACGGGACAGGCTAGCTAGGCCGGCCAGAAGCCCAGAACGGATAATTGGAGACTCCCTGATGACCGACCACAGGACGTATAcgttgatgcatgcatgattcatCATCTGGATGATGATTCCCAGCTGTTCCTGTAATGACACCGGCCCAGCTCGATCCCTCGTGCCCTCGTGGACCTGCCAAGGCCACGTACGTGTGTGTACGGTGTACCACCGCCTCGCACTAATGTGCAGTGCTACACCTAAGCCAGGAATGATGTGTGCATGTGTTATTATTGGTTGTTCTTACTTGGAAGGGAGCTACTTTTGCTCAACCAGAAACGCAGGCTCTTGAATCTTGATGTAATGTAACAAAAGGGCGTCGCTTAAATAGGTTCGGCCCCTGCCTAATGAAAAGCTCCCCGAGCCAGCAAATGGCATGGCCCGTCGGTTGCGCGTGCATGCATGAATGGTTCGGTGGTACCAGCTATCGGCCCGTTCGGTTGGCTgcttcgtatcgttgctggttcataaAGAAGTATTGTTGATTgatttgtgtgagaaaaaaatactatttcaattagaaatttacgatcatttacgataagccacagccataTGATCACGCAGGCAGCAAGGGCCCGGCGCGATTAACCGTACATCTATGATCTATCCCCACCTAACCTAGCTGCTAGCCTAGTAGCAGCCTCTAGCATAGTGGTTGGGTTCCAGGTGAGCTGCACTCAAGGCAGGagccgtacgtacgtacgtaatGGCAACGGGCCAAGCACGACACATCTCCATCACCCTCATAAACGGCTCTGCTTTTTTCACATGGGTGATGGGTTCATCTGCTGATTTTTACTGCCTCGGTCCCGAAAAAATGTAATTATGTTGGTTCACTGagtttttagtgaataatatttaCAGTTACGTCTTTTAACTTAATTTAGTAgaaaaatatattttgtaattaaagtaatgatatttatttaatatcataaatatggatactttttatatataattagtttactaaaacgtgacactgtgttagaattgtattttttttaggGACGAAGGTAGTACTTCATTTGCTGATTTGTGATTCATGACTAGTATTACCATCCGAGCTCCGTCGCTACCGAGTCAAAATCATGCGAGCTGGGTCAGAATCAAGTCACCTCATCTTTAGAAACCTACAGGCAAAAGCAAGGTTGAGTTATTAGGGGGCACATGCGTGCTACTATAGGTTTTAGTATCATCTGCCAGCGATAAGGGGAATATATGTAAGGAACACTTCTACACAAAAAGGTTTGATCGAAGCCGTTTGAAGATCATCATACAGAAATAGAGCAGGTCGTCTAGTTACACAAATTAGATTACAAGTTGATCCCATAGACTAGTCAAATATCAAGGGCATATAACACCTTGCACTTTTTTTCTTTGGCGAATTGGCAATAGAGTATAGATCACAGTTTTGGCACCACTAACAAATATGTCATGTGTGTAAGGGATGAGGAATACAGATGATATATGGACCTAACACACGTGGACCCCCACATGTTGGATCCATATCCATGCACGACACCATAGTGCTATAGATCCTTAACAACATAGTGCTATAGATACTTTAAAAAAGCTATAGCAGGCTAATGTCCTGTTATTGGAGTggataaaaagaagcataaaaacaAATACGGAAATGCTATGGGCAGGGTATCCGATTGTCCGGTTGTTCCTGTTTGAGGGCCGCGACACCACTCGCCTCTAACCATAGCCTGATGTCTTTATTATCTAGAAGGCTCTCCACTGCAGCGTTGTAACTGTGCTCCACCGTGACCGCGCTCCGCCGCGCCGCCTCGGCGTTCTCCGCGGTGTCTTTGGGCCTGCCGGTCGGCATCTCCACCGCGCTCGACCGCCTTCCTGGATCTACGTCGCGCGTCCTGCCCGCCGCGACCTTCTCCAACGTGCGGACCGCTTTCTCCACCGGAGCGGTGACAGCTCGCTCCAGATCCACTGCGACCTTCTCCACGAGAGCGGCGTTCTACATCGGACCTGTCGTGGCCTTCTCCACCAAAGCGACGAGCTCCGCACCACCGGTGAGCTATACACCGGTGAACTCCACgtgccgacgagcctccattctcccaaaCAGCAAGGAGATATTGCACTAAAAGCACATATTGCAAAAATATGTTTctgtgtttcagaggtatgttgcaaatgtttcatatggatgtttcaAAGTAGGttgggatgttgcacatattgcaacggctatacacgtatgttgcaagagtttgtttaaaatgtttcatctattttttccgACATAAGTTGCAagcgtgtttatctggatgttacaaatgtttgacacatatgttgcaatgttttatctggatgttgcaaatgtttgacacatatgtcgtaagtgtttcagctgtttcagacgtatgttgtaagtgtttcatctatacGTTATAAAAATAGATCCAATGTTATACACGTTGCAATCGTGTAAAAAAGCGGAGGGGGCACGAGCGGTCTCGGCACGCGGTCTGACAGCGTGGACCCGCGTGGGCGTGCTAAACACAGGCACAGGCAGAGGCGTGCTGGACGCGGGCATACAGTCTAGACACGTGCGAGAGATTGCAGGCACGAACATCCGAACACGAACCGAACGACCGGAAGTTCGGGTGCTAGCACCAACGAAACGAACAGCGTCCCTAACTTTCCACCCGAAGAGAAACAAAACTAACGGCTGCCAGGCCAACACCGTAAAAACTGTGATTGATCTAGGCCCAATGTTAAAGAcccctttatatatatatatatatataaacatgttAAACAGACCTTAATGCACCGCACGAACCCCTCCGTGGACGGCGTGGAATCATCGAACCACTAACTAGGTAGTCTCCTCTCCTTTAAATACTCTCCTGCCCCTCTCGTCGTTCTTCCATCATCGAACCGCCCGCGGTCCAAACCCCGCGAGTGAACCCCCCACCGCAATCCACAATGGTCGCGGCGGGAGATCCGGAATCCTTCTTCGCCACCTCGCCCCCGCTGCGCGACGCCAGCGCTGTCGCCGCCAACCTGCAGGAGTTCGTTGCGTGCAATTCGCACGTCTCATCAGGTAGCCGCGCGCGCGCGCTGCCCTGGACAACGTCCCGCCCGCCGCGGAACGCGCGCGGGGCTTTTCGTCGAACACCTGAGgggctgtgtgtgtgtgtgtgtgtgtgttgcgaGGAGCCTTTGACCACGCGCTAGCTAACCCGTGCGGCCTGTTTTGCTTGCAATATGCGCGCagagggcggcgggcggcggcggatcGTTTGCGTCACGTCGGGCGGGACGACGGTGCCGCTGGAGCAGCGATGCGTGCGCTACATCGACAACTTCAGCTCCGGCCACCGCGGCGCCGCGTCCACCGAGTAAATTTGCTTTTGCCCTCGCCTCACCTCTTCTGCTCTTCGTGCTCTCGTGCGCCATGATGACGACTGGCTTTCCCATACTCTGTTTCAACACATACCAGACGCTCCGTTCAACCACGATCATAACTTTTCCTTTCGACAAAACATCTATTTCTACTTATAGATCGTGAAGTGTGCTACATTGATGGGAATAGTAACTAGGTAGTACTCTACTACTCATTAAGTCATTATGAGCTTGTGCCGTATGCGTGTAGTGCGTGTACTACACTGCACCTATGACCGACCCACACCCACTTGAGAGAGCGTGTTTCAAAATTAGTGCAATTTCAAGCCCCATTTGGGACAGTGTATTTATCTTTGAAACACCGGATATGAAAAACAAAGATAAATACACAATCACAGAGGAAGCAATTTCAAGCCCCAATTTCCAAGCAAAACAGCAGACCAGTACAAAACCTTTTCAACACAATCACAGAGGAAGCAAGACATGGTGTTACACTGTCAAGAAGCCGCTATTTTAATGTAAATCAACTTAGCAAAGGCAGGGGTGGCAGGTTGTTCAGTATATACTGAAGAACTTGTATTTTCTTACGCGTGCCACTGGTGCGTGAATTTAAAACTCTATTCTTCTTATTAATATATATGCTGGAGAAGTgtcagattttttttaaaaaaatggtgGACTTATCCTTTTTGAGGCACATATTGCTTTTAATTTATTAATCGTATAACTCCATATCCAGTGAAACTCTTGCACTCAAACATGCAAAAGATATGCAATACTAATAGCAAGTTAGCAACTGTTCGCTTTTCttgtaatccgtacttttcagcttgttttttcagccggaacagtgtttttctctcacaacaaattagccggaaacagtgtttcggcttgttttttcaatgAAACGAACAAGGCCATGCAAAATATTGTTAATTTCAGAAATGTAGTCTAGTTGGCTGATTTAAATAAATGGATTGTATGCCTGGGTTGAAGATCTGAACCATGAATTTAGAAAGTGAGAAGCTTAGAAAAATGGTCGGATCAGTGAGGTGGCTAATTGTTGGTTTTCTGGCATGTTGGATATTTTTCCACTGAATTTCTTTACTGCACCTTTATGCGTCCataatattatatgttcactatcGGTTGGTTTTTGTGTGTTTTCAGTGAACATATCATATGTTTTTTCTTCAAACCCATGCTTTACATAAACTTATATTGCCCTGAACATATGGTGTGCCATGTGATACCTTGTTAGACTTGATAACTGTCTCATAAATGCACTGGAAGTATAGTCTCTGTCCAGTAAAAGTTTGATGAATAGTAAGTACTCTCAAGTACTCATTTCGGTTTTTATTTCTGGTGATACAGGTATTTCTTAAAGGCTGGCTATGCGGTCATTTTCGTCCATCGGCGGTAATCCGCAAAGCTATAGCAGCTGCTTCCTTGCAAAACAATCCAACAAATACTTTTCCTCACCCAGTTTTCTCGATTGTTCAGTATACACATACTGCAAAAAAGCTTATTCTTCGCCTAAAATACATTATGTTGTGCATGAATGCAGAGGGAGTTGCCAACCTTTCTCTAGGTTCCTCCCTGATGATTCGTTTCTCCAGTTCTTTGATGTCACAACAGATTTTAAGGTTCAAGGTTGATAATTTACAGCTTCTAGCACAGAGCCACAGATGAAAACAAAAGAATAAAATTACCTCCTTACTGTGTTAAAATCTATTATGTTTGTTTAATAGTGGTCGAGTCCCAAGCAACGGTGGTAAAGAAAGCAATTGGGGATTATCGCAAGGTATAACATTTGAACCGGGTATTGACTGGCATACAGATGTGCAGATGCCCTTGACTCAGGTGAACTTGCAGGCTATTGAAGGAGGCTCTCTGCTGAAACTCCCATTCACCACGATATTTGAATATCTTCAGGTCTTGCATGTTTGCTTTATTTCTTTGAGTCAAATGGGAGTAAGGTAATTTGAACAGTCACACGACACTTGATTACAgttactgaagatggtggctacatCTATGAGCTCTGTGGGTCTCCACGGGATGTTCTATCTCGCTGCAGCTGTGTCTGACTTCTATGTTCCATGGGATAGCATGGTAAGAGTTACAGTAGTAGGAGATGTGTTGTCTGATTGGGTTAAAAACTTCATCCAACATTGTTTTATCATGCTTTACTGCGAAGTTCCTGATTCTTAGGGAGATTCTTGTGCAGGCAAAACATAAGATTCAGTCAGCCGGAGGCCCACTGGATATGAAGCTCAGTCAGGTTCCAAAAATGCTTTCCGTTCTGCGAAACCAATGGGCCCCCTTGGCCTTCTGCATATCCTTCAAGGTGAGTTTGTCTGTAGAATGGTGATATCTGATACCACGGCATGGGAGAGAAATATCTCACGCCGAATGCGCTGTTAGGTTTTTAGTCAATATTAAAACCTTTATCCAACTTCTTTTAAATAAATGGCATACAGCTGGAGACGGATTCAGATATTCTAGTTCAGAAAGCAGAAATGGCTCTGAACAAGTACAGGATGAACGTTGTTGTGGCCAATCTGCTTGCAACGTACAAAGAGGAAGTCGTCATTATCTCAAATGGCAAAAGCAATACCATTCGAAGGTGCAACAAAGATGAGGATCTGGAGGAGCATATTATCAAGCTCCTGGAGAAGAGCCACTCAAAGTATATTTACAGCAGCACAGAAGGGTGCAATAAGAATGATTACGGAAAGATTATACCGTTAGGCATCAAAAGTCTGGCTTGAGGGAAACACTGATTGATTCTGGAACTCAAAACCACAAGAAAGCCCTATCGACTATGAGAAACCTCTATACATGTAATTTGTACCTTTGCTGGTATGTATATGTAAGCAGCACTGATAtaattgctctctctctctctctctctctctaggccTTCCTTTGCTGCTAGGCCTCCAGTTGCACACACGCTCCCTACAAAGAATTCATGTGCAGCCACGGATCGAGAAAATTGGGCAGCGCCTACCGAGCTGGAAAGGACTGTTAGAgatatgtgtgtgtgtttgtatattcccatatGTATAAGGGCTCTTCTGCATATTTTACATGTACACATATTGAGCTTCAGCCCCTTCTACTGAATACAGAGCTCATTTCATCATAACAAGAACGACTTTTGAATCGTGCGGGACGGCTAGCTCTTGTTACATCAGTGCCATCCTCCATGCAAACCCACCACCTTACTATTTTTCCACTAGCGTGGAAGCAAGCTGACAAATTACGCCGCTCCTTCATTTGGAAAGGGGAAGACCATGCGAACGGCGGGCACAGTTTGGTAAACTGGCGAACCATTAGCATGCCAAAAGACTTTCGGCCTCGGCGTAGTGGACCTCGACAAATTTGATAGGGCCTCTGACTGCGCTGGTTATGGCAAGAATGACATGAGGAGGACAAGCCATGGGTCGGTATGGAAGTTCCATGCAACGCGACAGATTGATTACTTTTCAATGCCTCCACCGTCATATCCATTGGGAACGGAAAGAAGGTGAAGTTCTGGCACCCTAGTTGGCTTGACGGAGAAGCACAAAAAAATTGGGCACCGCATTTATATGATCTGGTGAAAAGAAAAAACAAGACAGTGGCACAAGATCTATGGAACAACACATGGATCAAAACTTTACAAAACAAAATCCTGACTACAGGGTTCAAAATTTCGAcgaaatttcgcgaaattcggtaatttcggtggtggccgaaagaaaaatccgaaattttgtaatacactaatacatgtgttatataactttagactcaattttttattgtttatattgcatatttttgtattcaatagatgtgtagtcataaatcatactaatatttgtttagatttaatttttttttttagaaaaagcatacttcatgtgctagCCTCTAAAATAAATTCGCCGAAATTACGGCCGAATTTTGTGAAATTCGGtagtttcggtggtggccgaaatttttgcaataccgaaATTGAAAACCCTGCGTGCCTACAACTCAGGTGGAGGAGTTTGTCTCACTTTGGATCAGATTACAGGGAATACACCTCCACCTGAAGATCGAGGATACCCACTTGGAAGTGGACGGTTGATGGCAAATACTCCGCCCGGTCGGCATACGGGGCTTAGTTTTTGGGGTCCTATAGATGTCACAAAGCCAATCTCATTTGGCGTGCACACACAGAAAATAAATGCAAACTATTCGTCTGGATTCTCATACAAGACAAAATTCTCACTGCTGACAACCTAGCGCTTTGGGGTTGGCCTCACCAGAGCTCTTGCACCTTATGCAATGGGCCGATGGAATCTGGGCAGCATCTCCGCCTACTCTGCCCCTATGCCCAAGCAGTCTGGAACCAAGCTGCTATCTGGGAGCATATTGTGCTTCCCCAGCAGGCGCACCCCCTCAAATTTCGACAATATCAGAGATTGGTGGGAGCTAGCGGAGAAacatgttcaaaaaaaaaaaaaaaaatcagcggCGAGATTTCAATGGAATGGCCATCTACATTACGTGGAATCTATGGAAAGAGCGCATCCAGAGAATTTTCGAAAACACGAGCCTAACAGCCCAGCAGGTGGCGGAGAGAACAAAGGAATGCATAGAGCAATATAAACGGGCGTATCGGTGTACCACTTAGTTCTCATAGCTATCTTGCCCGCCGCAGGTATATGCCGGCCTATCCTTACATGGCAGTAGGGGGATTGTATGCTAGCTGGTTTTGTATCTTAAACTATTTTCTTCTTAATTaagaggcagagctcctgccatttacgttaaaaaaaagaagaagcgaACAGCGAAAAAAAACTACCCACAAAAGCTAATCGATCATTGGGTACCACATTGCTGCGCTGCCGCTACTGTCGATTTTTCAGAGTCTTTTTTTATCTTCTTCAGTGTCACCACCACGTCCATCATTGAAATCCTCCGGTCAGGTGAGTCACTTGAGCAAAGCAAACCCACCTCAAATATTTGCAAAAGAAGTTGATTCAGGCCACAGATAGAAGACACATCTAGCAGTAACTTGTCGTCCAGAACATGAACAAGCTTCGCTGGAAATGCTTGATGGACCCACTGCCTGATGCTCAAATCTCCAGCAAACATAGGATCTGTGGGTCGCTTCCCAGTGAATACTTCAAGGAGCATGATTCCGAAGCTAAACACGTCGCTCTTGCGCGATGCCTTTCCATGTGATCCGTACTCTGATCATGAAATTCAGAAACAAACTTTTAAGCACGCATTGATCAACCACAATTAATCAATGATTTATTCCAGTCAATGGGTTTACCAAAACTAATATAACAATAGTATACAGGTTATATCATTCAGTACCTGGTGCCATATACCCAAGTGTTCCAGGCATGCTTGCCGTGATCTTTGAATTGTCATCACCCAGTAGCAACTTTGCGATGCCGAAGTCTGCTACATGCGCCATCATTTCCTCATCAAATAGCACATTGCTTGGCTTCAAGTCACAGTGTAGGATAACATCGTAATGCTCATGGTGCAGATACTCCATTGCCGTCGATACATCTAGCATGATATCCAGCCTCTTGAGGAACCCTAAATGACCTCTCCATTCAGAGTGCAGGAGCATGTCTAAACTGCCATTGGGCATGTACTGGAGCACCAAAGCTCTGAACTCCATGTTGGAGCAGGTGTTCAGTACCTTTATCAAGTTTCGGTGCCGAGTCATGCGAAGTACACGGCATTCAGCATCGAAGCTTCTAATTGCCACTTCCAGGTTCATGTCAAGAACTTTTATCGCAACCATCGAGCCGGTGCTCAGTTGGCCCTTGAAAACTTTTCCAAAGCTCCCACTACCCAATAGGTTATCGTCGCTAAAATTATCAGTGGCACGAACGAGCTCATGGTAGGTGACTATAGTGTGATTCATGACATTGATGTCACCTGGAGTGTGACTTGAAGCCTCTGTCTTGTTTTTACATTTTCTTCTGATCATTAGGAAAATGCAAATAAGAGTAGAGCCAGATGCAACGGCGATGGCTGCAAGGAGAAATTTTAGGAAGTGTCTACTATTTGAATGAGACTTCTGAAGACATGGCAAAAATCCTAGACGTGGAGCACCACATAATGCAGAATTTCCGATCAAAGACTGCAATGCGATGTTTGAGAAGACTCCTCCATCTGGTATCTTGCCTTCTAGCCTATTGAAGGAGAGATTCAAGGTTGTCAAcagtggcggatgcagaacaAGATTTAAGGGGGGGctgatctcttcttcttcctctctctcttcatttttcttctttcctccacctcttcttctccatcACCCTCCCTATACTTCCATTGATGTACCAGctgtagggggggctggagcccccccagccccccctgtagatccgcccctggtTGTCAAGTATGTGAAGTTTGCAAGGAATTTGGGAATGGTACCAGAGAGGTTGTTGGAGGAGAGGTCCAATGTTGCTAAGCTAGTAAGCTCTTGAAATGAGTAAGGTATTGAGTCGCCGAATGAGTTGTGTGATAGATTTAGGTAGGTGAGCATCCTAATTTGACCAAATGATTCTGGGATACTTCCAAGAAAAAAGTTAGAAGACAAGTCAATTGTATCAACTTGTTTTAGCCCGAGAACCGAGCAGAGCTCGGGTGGCTAGCTGTGCCGGTGGGCAGGCAGCCGGCGCGAGTTCGATTCTCAGGAATCGCACTCGCGTCTCTCACCGGGGTCTGTCCCCAAATAAATTCTGTTGCCTCTCGCGTGGAGCTACAAAGGGAATGCGACGCGCCTCGTCGTCTACAAGTCTATGGACCCGGTGATTTCAAGAAGGACGCGATCCAGTGATCTGAGTATAGTTGTAGGGTTGCTTGTGTACGTGTGGTGTGAGTGTGGTGTGCGTGTGTAGGGTTAGTGTGTGTCTGTACATGAGTAGATACTACAGTTGTACCCAGATAAgaggcacaaaaaaaaaaaaaacttgttttaGCCCACTAAGATCGTTGGGTACTCCACCAGCAAAGGAGTTATGAGAAAGATTTAGCTGGATAAGTTTACCAAGCAGGAATAAGCTTCCGGGTATCATTGAGTCCAATTGATTATGGGACAAGATTATGCCTTCTAGTTCACTCAGATTGCCAATGCTATCTGGTATAGAGCCAAATAATTTGTTTCCTTGGAGATGCAATAACTGTAAGCTCCTGAGCATACCAATTTGTGTCGGGATGGAGCCTGAAATGTCATTGGTAGACACATCTAACCTTGCGAGACTTCGCATCATGGTGAGAGATTCTGGGATCGCCCCTGTGAGCAGGTTGCTAGGAAGTTGTAGCTGTTCAAGACTGGTTACATTTGAAAATGATGATGGCAGCCCACCTGTTAGCTTATTTTCACTTGCAGAAAATATAAGTAATTGTGCAGACAGGTTCCCAACTTGGTCAGGGAGAACCCCGGTGAAAGAATTAGAATCTAAGGCAATGATCGAAAGTTGTTGACAATTCCAAAGGGAGgactgttagttgatctccaccaataggcccaacggcctattgggcccttatctctgctccctgatcggaggagtccaaccctaatccggttggtgggcccctgtcgcacagcacacataaaagaaaggtggaggtgagggctcggactacgaggttgaccgtgagccgccacacccacctacaataaccctaaaccgatctaaagaccgtgctgccagcgacgggatatGCCCCAACCACCGCCGTCGCACCTATGCAGGGTCACCACAGCGCCACTGGATCTACACCGGGCCACTAGTGATCGTCTCCGCGGCGCTGGACGCCTTCTACACCGACGGCATCGACGTCAACACTGTTGATGCGCTGCAACAGAGAAAGGCGAGGAGCTTACCCGATCCTACGGTAACAGAGGTACACACATCGattctaacaatggtatcggagctaggttgCCTCtgtatccctaaccctaaccgggtaaaagaagaaagaaaaaccaccgccaccgcgcgggggGAAAAGATGATAGCACCGCTGTTCTACACCGGCGCACGGCAAGAACAGAAGAGATCCGTCTTCGGATCAGAGAAGAAGAAAATCAAGGGCCCACGGCacttgaaccctaaccctaactgggttaaagaaaggaggaaaagaaaaggttttGGCCTTAAGATGAACAGAGCCAAAACCCTAACCCCAGAACAAATCCCCatcccattcggatgaactccgaaaagaaaagaCAGATCACAAAAGCAAATCAGAGAAAGGGGAAAAGGGGAAGGTCGGattccgaaccctaaccctagatctaaaccctaatccccatcACCGGTTCGGATAAGAGAATCAAGATCCAAATCGGAGAAGAAGGGGGAAAAAAGGGGGACAGTCCTACCTCGCCGCGTGAGaaccttcgccggcgcgggagaagaagaccgAGCCGGGGAGCCGTTTTGCCCGGGCTCGGCAAAGGGGGCGCattggccaggccgctcgacggcggcgcgcttacccgttggggagcgcgcacgccggcgagggggccggcgacggcgccgtggCTGCTGTACTCGCTCGCTGCTCGCTCGGTTGTGCTCGCTGCGCTGAGAAAGAAAGAGCGGCGGAGAAAAGAGAGAGGAGCGGACGGTGAAGAATGTAACTGAACTAGGGTTTTCGAGCATCCGGCTGTAGCTGGGGGTTTTTGTTCGCACGAAAAGGTAGCTGAACCGTCGATCTTGATCGAACGGCTGCGAGTGACCGGGCCAGCGATGCGTCCCAGGCGGGCGCGTGCGGCCAAACGGCTTTGCcgacccaggcccaggttgcggcctgggtgcggtcgGGGCGTCGCGCAAGGAAGATGGGCCGGGCCGTTTTGCTGGCTGGGCCGAAGGAATAGTAAAGAAATGAATCagttttcattttttctttttcagtaaatttttatttcctggaaatttgaaaatgcaaattggctcaaaagaaaaatagaaaaatgtattttacctgtgggtaaaattcaagaaattgaatgaaagtttttttccgctgctaaagaaaaggtatattctccagtgattttgaacagacatgatatttaactggagaaaagaaaagtttttccagtaaatgtttattttctggaaattgattaatggattaatggaaatagaaaaagcaattttccccgtgggtaaaattcaaggaaaagagagtttttccatagccaaagaaattgtttattctccagtgaatttgtaccaacgtgatatttaattagagaaaagaaagttttttcgctgctaaagaaattattgattctccagttattttgaaccaatgtggtatttaattggagaaaaagagttttgttatgattatgatgttgttattttctgaccaacgttgttaataacaatatcgtaattttaatgatttatgcattgattctacttctgcccaacggtgatgtagaattagtgtataaaaaAGTTGataatgttaatgatttatgcattatttctacttctgcccaacggtgatgtagaattagtgtataagaaaagttgataaagttaaagatttatacattaattctatttctgcccaacgatgatgtagaattagtgtataagaataattgtatgttttgtttttgaccaacgttggaatcaaggcatgcaaatggtgttatttttatgttaagaaaagttttgacctggttttcatcttgtctaaggtggactgagtagtcacctcaccgtgttccactgagattgtggcaccggtgagggagacaaaaagagaatgatgccacttggacAACTAAAGAAagagattttgaatcccaaa is from Miscanthus floridulus cultivar M001 chromosome 7, ASM1932011v1, whole genome shotgun sequence and encodes:
- the LOC136462366 gene encoding phosphopantothenate--cysteine ligase 1-like codes for the protein MVAAGDPESFFATSPPLRDASAVAANLQEFVACNSHVSSEGGGRRRIVCVTSGGTTVPLEQRCVRYIDNFSSGHRGAASTEYFLKAGYAVIFVHRRGSCQPFSRFLPDDSFLQFFDVTTDFKVQVVESQATVVKKAIGDYRKAIEGGSLLKLPFTTIFEYLQLLKMVATSMSSVGLHGMFYLAAAVSDFYVPWDSMAKHKIQSAGGPLDMKLSQVPKMLSVLRNQWAPLAFCISFKLETDSDILVQKAEMALNKYRMNVVVANLLATYKEEVVIISNGKSNTIRRCNKDEDLEEHIIKLLEKSHSKYIYSSTEGCNKNDYGKIIPLGIKSLA